The following are encoded in a window of Nocardia sp. BMG111209 genomic DNA:
- a CDS encoding ATP/GTP-binding protein: protein MDSGVYDSTSSVDTRTSKPTSAKIVVAGGFGVGKTTLVGAVSEIVPLRTEALVTNASVGVDSLAAVPTKATTTVAMDFGRISLADDLVLYLFGTPGQYRFWFMWDDLIRGAIGAVVLVDTRRLEDSFAAVDYFEARSLPFLVAINEFDDAPRYPLEDIRQALAVPADVPIMSLDARRREPVKQALVSVTEYALRKVVQGY, encoded by the coding sequence GTGGACTCCGGCGTATATGATTCGACGTCCTCGGTCGATACCCGCACCAGTAAGCCAACCTCGGCGAAGATCGTGGTCGCCGGTGGCTTCGGTGTGGGTAAGACCACTCTCGTCGGTGCCGTTTCGGAAATCGTTCCGTTGCGCACCGAGGCATTGGTGACCAATGCCAGTGTCGGCGTCGACAGCCTGGCAGCCGTTCCGACCAAGGCCACCACCACGGTGGCCATGGACTTCGGCCGGATCAGCCTGGCCGACGATCTGGTGCTGTATCTGTTCGGCACGCCGGGCCAGTACCGCTTCTGGTTCATGTGGGACGACCTGATCCGCGGCGCCATCGGCGCGGTGGTGCTGGTCGACACCCGCAGGCTGGAGGACAGTTTCGCGGCGGTCGACTACTTCGAGGCGCGGTCCCTACCGTTCCTCGTGGCGATCAACGAGTTCGACGACGCACCGCGGTACCCGCTGGAGGACATCCGGCAGGCGCTCGCGGTGCCGGCCGATGTGCCGATCATGTCGCTGGACGCACGCCGCCGCGAGCCCGTGAAGCAGGCACTGGTCTCGGTCACCGAATACGCACTGCGCAAGGTCGTTCAGGGGTACTGA
- a CDS encoding DUF742 domain-containing protein has protein sequence MDINNQRVGSAEPSLVRPYSLTAGRTRPTVELALEALVASHPVALERQFELTNIETSIVELCRESPSVAEVAARLGMPIGVARVLVADLIEAGHVRVSATLKDDSSDDERRELIERVLSGLRRI, from the coding sequence ATGGACATAAACAACCAACGCGTGGGAAGCGCCGAGCCGAGCCTCGTCCGCCCTTACTCCTTGACCGCCGGCCGGACCAGGCCGACGGTCGAGTTGGCATTGGAGGCGCTCGTCGCATCGCATCCGGTCGCCCTGGAGCGGCAGTTCGAGCTCACCAACATCGAGACGTCGATCGTGGAGTTGTGCAGAGAATCGCCGTCGGTCGCGGAAGTGGCTGCCCGACTGGGCATGCCGATCGGGGTGGCACGGGTATTGGTCGCCGACCTGATCGAAGCCGGCCATGTGCGGGTTTCGGCGACATTGAAAGACGATTCCAGCGACGACGAACGTCGCGAGCTGATCGAAAGGGTTCTCAGTGGACTCCGGCGTATATGA
- a CDS encoding roadblock/LC7 domain-containing protein — translation MNPDLGGTNRQLDWLVSNFANEVPGVAHAVLVSADGLLMAASAQLPVDRAEQLSAVTAGLASLSVGVSNLFEGGTVLQSVVEMEHGYLLLMAVGDGSYLAVLTNTSCDIGQVGYEMALLVERVGQTVQATPRVTMGS, via the coding sequence ATGAACCCCGATCTAGGTGGTACGAACCGTCAGCTGGATTGGCTGGTTTCGAACTTCGCCAACGAGGTTCCGGGCGTCGCTCACGCCGTGCTGGTTTCGGCGGACGGTCTGCTGATGGCCGCGAGCGCGCAGTTGCCCGTCGACCGCGCCGAACAGCTGTCCGCGGTGACCGCGGGACTCGCCAGCCTGTCGGTGGGCGTGTCCAACCTCTTCGAGGGCGGCACGGTACTGCAGTCGGTGGTCGAGATGGAACACGGCTACCTGCTGCTGATGGCAGTCGGAGACGGTTCCTACCTGGCCGTGCTGACGAACACGTCCTGCGATATCGGCCAGGTGGGATACGAAATGGCCTTGTTGGTCGAGCGAGTGGGCCAGACGGTCCAAGCGACACCTCGCGTCACGATGGGTTCCTGA
- a CDS encoding carboxyl transferase domain-containing protein: MKISARQLLDDLLDPGSFVSWDRPPLEVAANPAYRAELRAAAARAGVDEAVLTGEGLLRGRPVAVIACEFGFLAGSIGVAAAELVVTAVERATERGLPLLASPTSGGTRMQEGTIAFVQMVKIAGAVAAHKAAGHPYLVYLRDPTMGGVFASWGSLGHMTFAEPGALIGFLGPRVYEALYGHSFPAGVQTAENLYRSGVIDGVLPIPVFRRIAHRVLNVVYGTESAVPEPNSDPAAEALETAAAESVSPAWTSVVLSRRPDRPGLRQLLRRATDRVPLSGTGQGEADRTVVHALARFHGRSCVVFGHDRSGQTRENTMGPAALREARRSMHLAAELRLPLVLVIDTAGASLSREAEERGLAPEIARCLADLVTLDTPTVSVLLGQGTGGGALALLPADRVLAAAHAWLAPLPPEGASAIVYRDTAHAPELAAAQRIRAHDLRADGIVDRIVGEYPNAAAEPDAFAQRMVAAIAATLGELRDRSPEQLRADRRARYRRLGLPPQ; this comes from the coding sequence GTGAAGATCTCGGCGCGGCAGCTGCTGGACGACCTCCTCGACCCGGGTTCCTTCGTGAGCTGGGACCGGCCGCCCCTCGAGGTCGCCGCGAACCCGGCATATCGGGCGGAGCTACGGGCGGCGGCCGCGCGAGCGGGCGTCGACGAGGCCGTGCTGACCGGCGAGGGACTGCTGCGTGGGCGGCCGGTGGCCGTGATCGCCTGCGAGTTCGGCTTTCTCGCGGGTTCGATCGGAGTCGCGGCGGCCGAACTGGTCGTGACGGCGGTCGAGCGCGCCACCGAACGGGGTCTGCCGTTGCTGGCATCGCCGACCTCGGGTGGCACCCGGATGCAGGAGGGCACGATCGCCTTCGTGCAGATGGTGAAGATCGCCGGTGCGGTGGCCGCGCACAAGGCGGCGGGCCATCCCTATCTGGTGTACCTGCGCGATCCGACCATGGGCGGTGTCTTCGCGTCGTGGGGTTCGCTGGGGCACATGACGTTCGCCGAGCCGGGCGCCCTGATCGGCTTCCTCGGGCCGAGGGTGTACGAGGCGCTCTACGGTCATTCGTTCCCGGCGGGCGTACAGACTGCCGAGAATCTGTACCGCTCCGGCGTGATCGACGGCGTGCTGCCGATTCCGGTGTTCCGCCGCATCGCGCACCGCGTGCTGAACGTGGTGTACGGCACGGAATCGGCTGTGCCGGAGCCGAATTCCGATCCCGCCGCCGAGGCGCTGGAAACCGCTGCGGCCGAATCGGTTTCGCCGGCCTGGACGTCGGTGGTGCTGTCCCGCCGCCCGGACCGGCCGGGGCTGCGGCAGCTGCTGCGCCGGGCCACCGACCGAGTTCCGTTGTCGGGCACCGGACAAGGCGAGGCCGACCGGACCGTCGTGCACGCGCTGGCCCGCTTCCACGGCCGGTCGTGCGTGGTGTTCGGGCACGACCGCAGCGGTCAGACCCGCGAGAACACCATGGGCCCGGCGGCATTACGGGAGGCGCGGCGCAGTATGCACCTCGCGGCGGAACTGCGGTTGCCGCTGGTACTGGTGATCGATACCGCCGGCGCGTCGCTGTCCCGCGAGGCCGAGGAACGCGGCCTGGCGCCGGAGATCGCGCGCTGCCTGGCCGATCTGGTCACCCTGGACACCCCGACGGTCTCGGTGCTGCTGGGCCAGGGCACCGGCGGCGGCGCGCTGGCCCTGCTGCCCGCCGACCGGGTCCTGGCCGCCGCGCACGCCTGGCTGGCGCCGCTGCCGCCGGAGGGCGCCAGCGCCATCGTGTACCGGGACACCGCGCACGCACCGGAACTCGCTGCCGCACAACGTATCCGCGCGCACGACCTGCGCGCCGACGGGATCGTGGACCGGATCGTCGGCGAATATCCGAACGCCGCCGCCGAACCCGACGCCTTCGCGCAGCGGATGGTCGCCGCGATCGCCGCGACCCTCGGCGAACTGCGCGATCGATCGCCGGAGCAGCTGCGGGCGGACCGCCGGGCGCGGTACCGCCGGCTCGGATTGCCGCCACAGTGA
- a CDS encoding response regulator transcription factor produces MQSDTATVPTVLLVDDDEDLLASVQRGLRLSGFEVLIARDGAAALRSVGEQSPDAIVLDMNMPVLDGAGVVTALRAMGNEVPICVLSARNSVDDRIAGLESGADDYLVKPFVLAELVARIRALLRRRSDAAVPAGTGPAGITVGPLEVDVAGYRALLNGHEIELTKREFELLSTLARNAGVVLSRERLLELVWGYDFAADTNVVDVFVGYLRRKLEAEGTPRLLHTIRGVGFVLRAPK; encoded by the coding sequence ATGCAATCAGATACAGCCACTGTTCCTACCGTGTTGTTGGTGGACGACGACGAGGATCTGCTCGCGTCGGTCCAGCGTGGGTTGCGGTTGTCCGGATTCGAGGTGCTGATCGCCCGGGACGGGGCGGCGGCGCTGCGCAGCGTCGGTGAACAGTCCCCGGACGCGATCGTGCTCGATATGAATATGCCGGTCCTCGACGGCGCCGGCGTGGTGACCGCGCTGCGGGCGATGGGTAACGAGGTGCCGATCTGTGTGCTGTCGGCCCGCAACTCGGTCGACGACCGGATCGCGGGCCTGGAGTCCGGCGCGGACGACTATCTGGTGAAACCGTTCGTCCTGGCCGAATTGGTCGCGCGCATCCGCGCGCTGCTGCGCCGCCGCAGCGACGCCGCCGTCCCGGCGGGTACCGGTCCGGCCGGAATCACGGTGGGCCCGTTGGAGGTCGACGTGGCCGGCTACCGCGCGTTGCTCAACGGTCACGAGATCGAGCTCACCAAGCGGGAATTCGAGTTGCTGTCCACGCTGGCCCGCAACGCCGGTGTGGTGCTGAGCCGGGAACGGCTGCTGGAACTGGTGTGGGGCTACGACTTCGCCGCCGATACGAATGTGGTCGACGTGTTCGTCGGCTACCTGCGCCGCAAACTGGAGGCCGAGGGCACGCCGCGGCTGTTGCACACCATCCGAGGGGTCGGCTTCGTGCTGCGGGCGCCGAAGTGA
- a CDS encoding HAMP domain-containing sensor histidine kinase, producing MRDAARPGTKRWALGNWDLRWKVTAVLAVPLLVAVVLGASRIASEFGDSSHLNSSVSQVEAIPAVTGLSAAAGTIAASQMVQIGTQSVVDDADLAKLDAAIEAAVKAEPKLDGVSGGRATLDAMITGAKQVRAAGKTPAKSVPDALNQEESIRQGSVKTVEAIVSAIADPSVEAAKLQLVDSLNTRAALVTQSAAMAVALRGNPKDGLRDYLASLATERQMLTVLAHRFPDGDATITGLIAEADNRQTLATGPQVASGQVPIQDMKESSETSLANYQKIVDRSTADITSRVNTLAGDSQSGAIRYSAIVITTILAALLLAVVIARSMIVPLRKLRLAALRVAEHDLGHEVSRLRDGASPEDVPLEPMPVHTDEEIGQLARAVDDIHGQALRLAADQAAMRTQVNDMFETLARRSKSLVDHQLSLIEAMEYDEKDPRLLENLFRLDHLAARMRRNGDNLLILAGTRQRRTKSAPVEVADVLRAAISEVEDYERVKLGATPRGAITEPAASDLAHLFAELLDNALRASPPETDVKFTFAQAHDQGVLIEVADRGIGMPPAEMAEINRRLETTAEVGSDTARHMGLFVVGRLAERHGLTVRLRPTFDTARDPGVTVTVHVPKVLIVAPPGGMITVPAPTPSQPNNPVQPTGPQRANGPSSMQMRAVTRTPSGNMMVTVDPNASGGIPTGGDRTVAANGTAGINGTAGPQGPNGTAPQSAPPSGPLPQRQPGNAAAAGGLPQRQPGTNGPTVRHTVSDPNLRSPGLPQRDPGANGPQAPQPQPGTGLPQRPGGTGAPQPQPGLAANMLKRQQPGAVPGQPRPAGPPPSGPTGLPQRQPGANGLPQRETGLSQRPAGPSSAPSGLPQRDAGATGLPPRAPGAPGSGLPQRPGSGLPPRDPSGAGAPPAAPGLPTRDAQSGGLPRREPTSPGMPVRDPNTGLPQRDPGSAGVPPAAPGLPTRDAQSGGLPRREPTSPGMPVRDPNTGLPQRDPGSAGVPPAAPGLPTRDAQSGGLPRREPTSPGMPVRDPNTGLPQRDAGPSGLPTRDPGATGFPQRDTGAHGLQRREPGPTGLPQRDTGATGLPQRETGLPQRDTGATRLPQRDTGSHGLPQRDTGSHGLPQRDTGSHGLPQRQPGGLPQRGDTGTGGLPLRAPGEGNGLPRREAPDNGLPQRDSSGGLPTGLPRRQPGAGLPPRPEPTPGLRPPAAERLDDAGDGDGEGRDRGRHSFRANTQKTASFFQTRLQPTAESDPIIGGTPIFAEMMSAWLQDPNADRSQVAASFESPGDEGWQAARHAVESQSERRTAAGLPQRDPGNRLVPGGVTGNTDASTNRDPESIRSSLSRHQQGVRDGRAMRAMNLTGDKGDR from the coding sequence ATGCGTGACGCCGCTAGGCCCGGTACGAAGCGTTGGGCGCTCGGCAACTGGGACCTGCGCTGGAAGGTGACGGCCGTCCTGGCCGTGCCCCTGCTGGTGGCGGTGGTACTCGGAGCATCCCGGATCGCGTCGGAGTTCGGTGACTCGAGTCACCTGAACTCCTCGGTCTCCCAGGTCGAGGCGATTCCGGCGGTTACCGGGCTGTCCGCCGCCGCCGGCACCATCGCCGCCTCGCAGATGGTCCAGATCGGCACCCAGTCGGTGGTCGACGACGCCGATCTCGCCAAGCTGGACGCCGCCATCGAGGCCGCCGTCAAGGCCGAACCCAAACTGGACGGTGTGTCCGGTGGGCGGGCCACGCTCGACGCCATGATCACCGGCGCCAAACAGGTGCGGGCGGCCGGGAAGACGCCGGCGAAGAGCGTGCCGGACGCGCTCAATCAAGAGGAGAGCATCCGGCAGGGCAGCGTCAAGACGGTGGAGGCCATCGTCTCCGCCATCGCGGATCCGAGCGTCGAGGCCGCGAAGCTGCAACTGGTCGACTCGCTGAACACCCGCGCGGCCCTGGTGACCCAGAGCGCCGCGATGGCCGTCGCGCTGCGCGGCAATCCCAAGGACGGGTTGCGCGACTATCTGGCCTCGCTCGCCACCGAGCGGCAGATGCTGACCGTGCTGGCCCACCGGTTCCCCGACGGCGACGCGACCATCACCGGACTGATCGCCGAGGCCGACAACCGGCAGACCCTGGCCACCGGCCCGCAGGTCGCCTCCGGCCAGGTGCCGATCCAGGACATGAAGGAGTCCTCGGAGACCAGCCTCGCGAACTACCAGAAGATCGTCGACCGGTCGACCGCCGACATCACCTCGCGGGTGAACACCCTCGCGGGCGATTCGCAGTCCGGCGCGATCCGGTACTCGGCGATCGTCATCACGACCATCCTCGCCGCGTTGCTGCTCGCCGTGGTCATCGCCCGCTCGATGATCGTCCCGCTGCGCAAGCTGCGCCTCGCCGCGCTGCGCGTCGCCGAGCACGACCTCGGGCACGAGGTGTCGCGCCTGCGCGACGGCGCCAGCCCCGAGGACGTGCCGCTGGAACCGATGCCGGTGCACACCGACGAGGAGATCGGCCAGCTGGCCCGCGCGGTCGACGACATCCACGGTCAGGCGCTGCGCCTGGCGGCCGACCAGGCCGCGATGCGTACCCAGGTCAACGACATGTTCGAGACGCTGGCCCGCCGGTCGAAGTCGCTGGTCGACCATCAGCTCTCGCTGATCGAGGCGATGGAGTACGACGAGAAGGATCCCCGCCTGCTGGAGAACCTCTTCCGGCTGGACCACCTCGCCGCCCGTATGCGCCGTAACGGCGACAACCTGCTGATTCTGGCCGGTACCCGGCAGCGCCGGACCAAGTCCGCCCCGGTCGAGGTCGCCGACGTGCTGCGTGCCGCGATCTCCGAGGTCGAGGACTACGAACGGGTGAAGCTGGGCGCCACCCCGCGCGGCGCCATCACCGAACCGGCGGCCTCCGACCTCGCACACCTGTTCGCCGAGCTGCTCGACAACGCGCTGCGCGCCTCGCCGCCGGAGACCGACGTCAAGTTCACCTTCGCGCAGGCGCACGATCAGGGCGTGCTCATCGAGGTCGCCGACCGCGGTATCGGTATGCCGCCGGCCGAGATGGCCGAGATCAACCGCCGGCTCGAGACCACCGCCGAGGTCGGTTCCGACACCGCGCGGCACATGGGCCTGTTCGTGGTGGGCCGGCTCGCCGAGCGGCACGGGCTCACCGTGCGCCTGCGGCCGACCTTCGACACGGCCCGCGACCCCGGCGTCACTGTGACGGTGCATGTGCCCAAGGTGCTCATCGTCGCGCCGCCGGGTGGCATGATCACGGTTCCGGCGCCGACGCCGAGCCAGCCGAACAATCCGGTCCAGCCCACCGGACCGCAGCGGGCCAACGGCCCGTCCTCGATGCAGATGCGGGCCGTCACCCGGACGCCCAGCGGCAACATGATGGTGACGGTCGATCCCAACGCCAGCGGCGGGATTCCGACCGGGGGCGATCGGACGGTCGCCGCCAACGGCACCGCCGGGATCAACGGCACCGCCGGACCGCAGGGCCCCAACGGCACCGCGCCGCAGTCCGCACCGCCGAGCGGTCCGCTGCCGCAGCGGCAGCCGGGCAACGCGGCGGCGGCCGGTGGCCTGCCGCAGCGCCAGCCGGGTACCAACGGCCCGACCGTGCGGCACACCGTATCCGACCCCAATCTCCGCAGTCCCGGACTGCCGCAACGGGATCCGGGTGCGAACGGTCCGCAGGCGCCCCAGCCGCAGCCCGGTACCGGCCTGCCGCAGCGTCCGGGCGGTACGGGTGCGCCGCAGCCGCAGCCGGGCCTGGCGGCCAACATGCTCAAGCGGCAGCAGCCGGGCGCCGTCCCGGGTCAGCCGCGACCGGCGGGGCCGCCGCCGTCCGGGCCGACCGGCCTGCCGCAGCGGCAGCCGGGCGCCAACGGGCTGCCGCAGCGCGAGACCGGACTGTCCCAGCGGCCCGCGGGTCCGTCGTCCGCTCCGAGCGGTCTGCCGCAGCGCGATGCCGGTGCGACCGGACTGCCGCCGCGCGCCCCGGGTGCGCCGGGTAGCGGTCTGCCGCAACGGCCGGGTTCCGGTCTGCCGCCGCGGGATCCGAGCGGCGCCGGTGCGCCGCCGGCCGCGCCGGGTCTGCCGACGCGGGATGCGCAGTCCGGTGGGTTGCCGCGCCGTGAGCCGACCTCCCCGGGTATGCCGGTGCGTGATCCGAATACGGGTCTGCCGCAGCGGGATCCGGGTAGTGCGGGTGTGCCGCCGGCCGCGCCGGGCTTGCCGACGCGGGATGCGCAGTCCGGTGGGCTGCCGCGCCGTGAGCCGACCTCCCCCGGTATGCCGGTGCGTGATCCGAATACGGGTCTGCCGCAGCGGGATCCGGGTAGTGCGGGTGTGCCGCCGGCCGCGCCGGGTCTGCCGACTCGGGATGCGCAGTCCGGTGGGCTGCCGCGTCGTGAGCCGACCTCTCCCGGTATGCCGGTGCGTGATCCGAATACCGGTCTGCCCCAGCGGGATGCCGGTCCGTCCGGTCTGCCGACGCGTGATCCGGGTGCGACGGGCTTCCCGCAGCGGGATACCGGCGCGCACGGCCTGCAGCGACGGGAACCGGGTCCGACCGGTCTGCCGCAGCGGGATACCGGCGCCACGGGCCTGCCGCAGCGGGAAACCGGTCTGCCGCAACGCGATACGGGCGCGACCCGCCTGCCGCAGCGGGATACCGGTTCGCACGGCCTCCCACAGCGGGACACCGGTTCACACGGTCTGCCGCAGCGGGACACCGGTTCACACGGTCTGCCGCAGCGTCAGCCCGGCGGTCTGCCGCAGCGCGGCGACACCGGGACCGGTGGCCTGCCGTTGCGGGCGCCGGGTGAGGGCAACGGCCTGCCCCGGCGCGAGGCGCCGGACAACGGTCTGCCGCAGCGTGATTCGTCCGGTGGACTACCCACCGGCCTACCGCGCCGGCAGCCCGGCGCGGGACTACCCCCGCGGCCGGAGCCGACGCCGGGCCTACGCCCGCCGGCGGCGGAGCGACTCGACGACGCCGGTGACGGCGACGGCGAGGGACGCGACCGCGGCCGGCACAGCTTCCGGGCCAACACCCAGAAGACCGCCTCCTTCTTCCAGACCCGGTTGCAGCCGACCGCGGAATCGGATCCGATCATCGGCGGTACGCCGATCTTCGCGGAGATGATGTCCGCCTGGCTACAGGATCCGAATGCGGACCGGTCCCAGGTGGCCGCTTCCTTCGAATCACCGGGTGACGAGGGCTGGCAGGCGGCACGCCATGCGGTGGAGTCGCAGTCGGAGCGACGGACGGCGGCCGGGTTGCCCCAGCGCGATCCGGGTAACCGACTGGTTCCCGGTGGAGTCACCGGAAACACCGACGCGTCGACCAACCGCGATCCAGAATCCATCAGGTCAAGTCTGAGTCGTCACCAGCAGGGCGTCCGGGATGGCCGCGCAATGAGAGCAATGAACCTAACCGGAGATAAAGGAGACCGATGA
- a CDS encoding AMP-binding protein produces the protein MNAKQEYRPAYQTSLVDPSDFWRAAAEAVSWDVPPNQILDATARPTARWFPDARLNTSYNALDRHVRDITPEEGSTQVEASQPDSAGRPTAAGGRAHQPALIYDSAMTGASRTYTYAELLAEVAQFAGAMLRLGVRTGDRVVIYLPMIPEAVVAMLACARIGAVHSVVFGGFAAHELAARIDDAQPTLIVTASGGLEPGRQVEYPPIVLQALDLTKTAAPHHVVVKQREGFPVIRFAAPQPATGNLPDSSETVAAQWLDWEDMIRDAEPADPVPVAATDPLYILYTSGTTGRPKGVIRDNGGHAVALTWSMRNIYDVGPGQVMLTTSDIGWVVGHSYIVYAPLLAGATTVLFEGKPVGTPDSATYWRLVEKYGVHVMFTAPTALRAIRRIDPDADLAREHDLSSLRALFCAGERLDPPTYDWVRDVLLAGHPDTPVVDHWWQTETGWPICADPIGLQELPIKPGSASVPVPGYRLRVLDYEGRAVPPGTEGNIVIGLPMPPGTLTGLWGDDERFARSYLSAYPGHYLTGDSGYFDEDGYLFVLGRSDDVINMAGHRLSAGGIEAAVAGHDAIAECAVIGVPDELKGQRPIAYVVLKTAADITPDRLRDEVIARVRDQIGAIATLHDVVIVQALPKTRSGKILRRTMRQIAADEAWEMPATIEDPAVLLAFEDQILTSRGTPHPDQAPDNTPS, from the coding sequence TTGAACGCGAAGCAGGAGTACCGGCCCGCCTACCAAACGAGCCTGGTCGATCCCTCGGACTTCTGGCGCGCTGCGGCCGAGGCTGTCAGCTGGGATGTTCCGCCCAACCAGATCCTCGACGCCACGGCCCGACCGACCGCTCGGTGGTTTCCCGATGCCCGCCTGAACACCTCCTACAACGCACTCGATCGTCATGTGCGCGATATCACACCGGAAGAGGGCTCGACGCAAGTCGAAGCGTCCCAACCGGACTCGGCCGGCCGCCCCACAGCTGCGGGGGGTCGCGCACACCAGCCGGCCCTAATCTATGACTCGGCCATGACCGGCGCCAGTCGAACCTACACATATGCCGAATTGCTCGCGGAGGTAGCACAGTTCGCCGGCGCGATGCTGCGGCTGGGGGTGCGGACCGGCGACCGGGTGGTCATCTATCTCCCGATGATCCCGGAGGCCGTGGTCGCGATGCTGGCCTGCGCCCGGATCGGCGCGGTGCACTCGGTGGTCTTCGGCGGATTCGCCGCCCATGAACTGGCCGCCCGCATCGACGATGCCCAGCCCACCCTGATCGTCACCGCCTCCGGTGGCCTGGAGCCGGGCCGCCAGGTCGAGTACCCGCCGATCGTGCTGCAGGCCCTGGACCTGACCAAGACCGCCGCCCCCCACCACGTGGTGGTCAAGCAGCGCGAGGGCTTCCCGGTGATCCGCTTCGCCGCCCCGCAGCCCGCCACCGGGAATTTGCCGGACTCCTCGGAAACCGTTGCGGCGCAATGGCTGGACTGGGAGGACATGATCCGCGACGCGGAGCCCGCCGACCCGGTCCCGGTGGCCGCGACGGATCCGCTGTACATCCTCTACACCTCCGGCACGACCGGCCGCCCGAAGGGCGTGATCCGCGACAACGGCGGCCACGCGGTGGCGCTGACCTGGTCCATGCGCAACATCTACGACGTCGGACCGGGACAGGTGATGCTCACCACCTCCGATATCGGCTGGGTGGTGGGTCACTCCTACATCGTCTACGCGCCGCTGCTCGCCGGCGCGACCACCGTCCTGTTCGAGGGCAAACCGGTCGGTACGCCGGATTCGGCCACCTACTGGCGGCTGGTCGAGAAGTACGGCGTGCATGTGATGTTCACCGCTCCCACCGCCCTGCGGGCCATCCGCCGCATCGATCCCGACGCCGACCTCGCCCGCGAACACGACCTCTCCTCGCTGCGCGCCCTGTTCTGCGCCGGCGAGCGCCTGGATCCCCCCACCTACGACTGGGTCCGCGACGTCCTGCTCGCCGGCCACCCGGACACCCCGGTGGTCGACCACTGGTGGCAGACCGAGACCGGCTGGCCGATCTGCGCGGATCCCATAGGCCTGCAAGAACTTCCGATCAAGCCCGGTTCCGCCTCGGTCCCCGTCCCCGGCTACCGCCTGCGCGTCCTGGACTACGAGGGCCGCGCCGTGCCGCCCGGCACCGAGGGCAACATCGTGATCGGCCTCCCGATGCCCCCCGGCACCCTGACCGGCCTGTGGGGCGACGACGAACGCTTCGCCCGCTCCTACCTCTCGGCCTACCCCGGCCACTACCTCACCGGCGACTCCGGCTACTTCGACGAGGACGGCTACCTCTTCGTCCTGGGCCGCAGCGACGATGTGATCAACATGGCCGGCCACCGCCTGTCCGCCGGCGGTATCGAGGCGGCCGTGGCCGGCCACGACGCGATCGCCGAATGCGCCGTGATCGGCGTCCCCGACGAACTCAAGGGCCAGCGGCCGATCGCGTACGTGGTCCTGAAGACGGCCGCCGACATCACCCCCGACCGACTCCGCGACGAGGTCATCGCAAGGGTCCGCGACCAGATCGGCGCCATCGCCACCCTCCACGACGTGGTGATCGTGCAGGCCCTCCCGAAAACCCGCTCCGGCAAGATCCTCCGCCGCACGATGCGCCAGATCGCCGCCGACGAGGCCTGGGAAATGCCCGCCACCATCGAGGATCCGGCCGTCCTCCTCGCCTTCGAGGACCAGATCCTCACCTCCCGGGGCACTCCCCACCCGGACCAGGCACCCGACAACACCCCCTCCTGA